Below is a genomic region from Spirosoma radiotolerans.
GGCGTCGGCCCCACGTTGATACGCTTCTTTCAAATTTTTGCTCGAATAGGGTCGGTTTCGTTCCGGATCGGTTTCGCTGTAGTTACGCAGGCGAAATTCGATAGGGTCTAGGTTCAGCTTATGGGCCATCTCGTCCATGGCTGACTCCAGCGCAAAGGCACCCGTAGCTTCGCCGGGCCCCCGCATCCAGATCGGTACGCTCCGGTCTAGCCGCACAATGCGGTAGCGGGTGCTCACGTTGGGGCAGGCATACATGAACTTGGTCATGTTGACGGTCGCTTCCGTGAAATCTTCGTAGCTGGCCGTTTCAGCCGTAGCCGCGTGGGCAATCCCGATTAGTTTTCCGTCCTGGTCGGCACCCATATTGATCGTTTGTACCGTATACGGCCGGTGACCCACCAGGGTAAACATCTGGCTCCGGTTTATCACCAGTTTCAGGGGCCGCCCAATTTTACGGGCAATGGCTACCACCGCCGTTTCCTGAGGCCACGTACGCAGCCCCATCCCAAAACCACCTCCCATGAACTCCGTGTGCACATGAATAGTCGAAGGGTCCAGTTTAAAGGCTTGCGCCATGGCGTTTTGCGTAGCGTTCACACCCTGTGTTTTGGCGTAGATCATTAACGTATCTGTACCGGTCCAGTGGGCCAGGATGCCGTGCAGTTCCATGGGGTTGTGCACTTCCACCGGAATCGTGTAGTTGGCTTCCAGAGTGACCGGAGCGTTTTTATAACCGTCGGCTGTTCCCCGCAAATAGTTACCACCATCGGCTCCCCTTGGCGCAATGCCATCCGACACATGTTTCTGGAGATCGGTACGAGCGGCTTGTTTGGTATACCTTGCTTTGACGAGCGAAGCCGCATAGGTGGCCCGTTCGTAGGTATCGGCAACCACGATAGCAATAGGCTGACCATCGAACAGGATTTTGGGGCTACTTAAAATCCGGTAGGTCTCCTCCGTTTTCGGCTTGGGCGCTGGCCCGTCCGCTTCCCCACCAACGGGAGCGTCCCAGCCCGGAATAGGTGGCATATTCTGGTGCGTAAACACACCCAATACGCCGGGTGCGCCCTGGGCTTTTTTAGTATCGAGGCTAGCGATAGATCCTTTGGCAATCTCGCTGCCAACGATAACGCAATATGCCGTATTCGGCAACTCAAAATCGGCGAAGTACTTGGCTCCGCCGGTCACTTTCATCCGTCCGTCGATTCGATCAATCGGCGGATTTTTTGTATTATTCGTCATGATCAGGCGGTTTTAGTGGCGGCTTTCAACGCGTCAACAATTGAGTTAGGGGCCAGCGTCAGTTTGAAATCGTTTTCGCCGTAGCCTTTCGCACCTTGCATGGCCAGCATAGCGGCCTGTTTAAAGTTGGCTTCCGTGGCGGGTTTCCCTTTGAGAAACTCCTCAGCCGCTGTCAGTCGCCAGGGTTTATGGGCCACACCACCCATCGCCAGCCGAACGTCCTGAATCGTGCCCCGCTTCATGTCAAGTCCGACACCCACCGATATTAGTGCGAAGGCATACGAGGCCCGATCCCTCACTTTCAGGTAGTGCGAATGTTCCGCGAACCGGTTCGTGGGTAGATCAACCGACATAATCAGTTCACCGGGCTGCAGGGTAGTATCTTTCTGCGGCTGGTCGCCAGGTAGCCGGTGGAACTCGCTGAACGGAATTTTACGGTCGCCCTTGGGTCCCGTCACATTCACCGTCACATCCAGTGCTACGAGCGCAATGCACATATCGCTCGGGTGAACGGCGATGCATTTCGTAGACGCTCCAAATATGGCGTGCATCCGGTTGTGACCGCCAATAGCTCCGCAACCGGTCGGCCCGTTGGCCTGTCCTTTGTCGGGGCCAGCCTGAACTGGGCTACGTTTGTTGCAGGGCATTGATGTATCGTAGAAATACGGGCAACGGGTACGTTGCATCATGTTGCCGCCCACCGTAGCCATGTTCCGAAGTTGCGCCGAAGCGCCCGCGTTCAGCGCCTGCGATAACAGCGGAAAGTGTTTCTTCACCAGCTCATTATCGGCCACAGTAGAGTTTTTTGCCATGGCCCCGATCCGTAGACCAGTGGCCGTTTTTTCAATCGTGGCCAGGGGGAGCTTGTTGATGTCGACCAGCCGTTCAGGAATGATGACCTCGCGTTTCATCAGGTCGATGAGGTTAGTGCCGCCCGCCAGAAAGTAGATGCCGTTTTCTTTTGTAATCGCCGAAATGGCTCCTTTAGGCGTTGTAACCCGCGTAAACTGAAATGGATTCATACCCTGGCTCCTCCCTTTTTTACATCCATAATCGCATCGACAATATTGGCATAGGCTCCGCAGCGGCAGATGTTACCACTCATGTATTCGCGGACCTCTTCCGGCGTGTTGGCGTGTCCTTCGCGAATACAGGCCACTGCCGACATGATCTGGCCGGGTGTGCAGTATCCACATTGAAAACCGTCGTGTTTGATAAAGGCCTCCTGCATGGGGTGTAAAGGGGCCGTAGCCGGGTCGCCAACCGTCAGACCTTCAATGGTCGTTACCGTGCAGCCTTCCGTCGTCATGGCCAGGGTCAGACATGAGTTGACCCGCGCCCCGTCGACATGGACCGTGCAGGCTCCGCATTGGCCGTGGTCACAGCCTTTCTTGGTGCCAGTCAGGTTGAGTTGTTCCCGGAGCAGGTCGAGTAGTGTAACCCGGGGTTCGATGCTGAGCTGCTGGACGTTCCCATTGATGGTCAGTCGTAGCGGCATCTGCTCAAGGGCAGTAGCTATTTTTTCCTGGATACCATTGTTAACGGCGGTAATAGCCGTTGGAGGAGTCACAGCCAATGCTGCCAGCGCAGAGGATTGCTTTAAAAAAATCCGTCGGGATGACGTTGAGTTACCTAACTCGCTGTCCAGATATTCCGTATCATTCATATAGCAAAGTTTTAACGTGAGTAAATTATCCTCTATGCTTGAACGCAGTTGTTACCGTTTAGGTCAAGGCGGCTCGAAACGAACAGTGACAATACCCTATCCCAATGTTTGTTGCAGGCCAGTCGGGTTTTCGATCTGACCCTGTCTGGTGTAGCTATAGCTTGTCGTGAACAACTTGTAACCGAGCACCAATATAGTGAACCCACACAGCATTAGATCACCGGTATTAATCGTTCTCGAAACGGTTTACTAAAAAAGCATAACGGTCAGCCCATTAGTACGCTTATCAAAAAGCGCTTAGTCGAAGAAAGTAATGCACTCCTGATTCTGACCGATTGGATCTTGCAACCAACCAGTTAGATTGTCGACTTTGCGGATCAGCCTAATTTCAGCCAGTTCTTTAACTAGTAGGTGGATATAACCCCTAATGACTTCTGGCGTTCACCGGTCGCACCAGCTTATGAGGACTGAGGCTACGCCGTGAAGAAGGTAAGCGTCCATGATAGTTTGTACCGATCAACATATCGGCAGCATGAAGGGTATATATTAAAGTTCCTGAGATGTTGGCCGGAAGATAATCTCATTAATGTCAACATCATCTGGCTGGCTGATGGCAAACGCAACCACCCGGGCAAAACTGTCCGGACTAATTCCTACTTCGCCTACGTACTCTTGGTTGGCTTGCAGGATGTCTGCTTCGGTTATGTGTTCCAGCAATTCGGTTTTAACCGCGCCTGGACAAACGATGGTTGTCCGGATATTGTAAGGCTTTACCTCCATTCGCAGGCCCTCCGTCAAGGCACGTACCGCAAATTTGGTCGCCGAATAGACCGCCGAGCCGGTAAATACTTTATGCCCCGCCACCGAAGAGGTGTTTATAATCTGACCTGACTGCTGGGCTTTCATATAAGGAAGTACGGCCGCAATCCCATTAAGCACCCCTTTGATGTTCACATCGATCATCGTATCCCACTCGGCCACATTCAGGCGGTCCATCGGCGACAAGGGCATCACACCGGCATTATTCAGGATCACGTCTACCTGCCCAAATCGGTCAACCGTTAAATCGACCAGCTTCTTGACCTGATCCCGCTGGGTTACATCCATCGCCATCGCCAGCGCTTTTCCACCCTGGTCCAGTATCTCTTTGGCTAGCTTTTCAATTCTATCCGTTCTTCTGGCACCCAGAACAACCGTTGCCCCAAGCCCTGACAAGTGCCTGGCGGCCGCTTCGCCCAGACCACTGCTAGCGCCGGTAATGACAATCACTTTCCCGTTAATGTTATTTTCCATACTTCAATAGTAGTTATTCATTGATGCTAAGCATTTATTGACTGAATGCCAGTCTCACGATCGGTAGATAGACAAGCATTCGGATGATTAGTCATTTCTTTGGTTTGCAGTTAGGGGAACGAATAGGCTTATTCCAACTCGAAGGTGATGGGTACACTGGCTCTGCCCAAGGCCGTTGCCAGTCCCGTTGGGTTGTCGATCCGGCCAAGCCTGGTGTAACGAAACGAGGTCTGGAACGTTTCGTAAAAGAGCACTAGGGTGCTGGAACCGTAGAGCATCAGATCCCCCGCCTGAATGGTGCCGGGAT
It encodes:
- a CDS encoding xanthine dehydrogenase family protein molybdopterin-binding subunit codes for the protein MTNNTKNPPIDRIDGRMKVTGGAKYFADFELPNTAYCVIVGSEIAKGSIASLDTKKAQGAPGVLGVFTHQNMPPIPGWDAPVGGEADGPAPKPKTEETYRILSSPKILFDGQPIAIVVADTYERATYAASLVKARYTKQAARTDLQKHVSDGIAPRGADGGNYLRGTADGYKNAPVTLEANYTIPVEVHNPMELHGILAHWTGTDTLMIYAKTQGVNATQNAMAQAFKLDPSTIHVHTEFMGGGFGMGLRTWPQETAVVAIARKIGRPLKLVINRSQMFTLVGHRPYTVQTINMGADQDGKLIGIAHAATAETASYEDFTEATVNMTKFMYACPNVSTRYRIVRLDRSVPIWMRGPGEATGAFALESAMDEMAHKLNLDPIEFRLRNYSETDPERNRPYSSKNLKEAYQRGADAIGWKERKNQPGSTRDGDWLIGYGMSTGVFSAFRWEASARAFLQADGSLTIQSAVTDIGPGTGTALTMIAHNVLGVPMNRIKIEYGDTSLPKAPTQGGSAIVSAVGSAVFDACTSIKHELMELALKAGAPLAGRQADELTLADGVLSVSTDPKKKVSVSDLMQVNKLTVIDKTKDSKGSPEQEKYSMYSFSVHFVQVRVNPLTGVVRVAKAVSVADSGRIVSPKTAASQMIGGVAGGIGMALTEEAIIDHRFGRFVNNNLADYHVAVHADVPAIEAIMIDKPDPIINPMGAKGMGEIALIGFAGAVANAVFNATGQRVRDLPITPDKVMQKRM
- a CDS encoding FAD binding domain-containing protein, with the protein product MNPFQFTRVTTPKGAISAITKENGIYFLAGGTNLIDLMKREVIIPERLVDINKLPLATIEKTATGLRIGAMAKNSTVADNELVKKHFPLLSQALNAGASAQLRNMATVGGNMMQRTRCPYFYDTSMPCNKRSPVQAGPDKGQANGPTGCGAIGGHNRMHAIFGASTKCIAVHPSDMCIALVALDVTVNVTGPKGDRKIPFSEFHRLPGDQPQKDTTLQPGELIMSVDLPTNRFAEHSHYLKVRDRASYAFALISVGVGLDMKRGTIQDVRLAMGGVAHKPWRLTAAEEFLKGKPATEANFKQAAMLAMQGAKGYGENDFKLTLAPNSIVDALKAATKTA
- a CDS encoding (2Fe-2S)-binding protein, producing the protein MNDTEYLDSELGNSTSSRRIFLKQSSALAALAVTPPTAITAVNNGIQEKIATALEQMPLRLTINGNVQQLSIEPRVTLLDLLREQLNLTGTKKGCDHGQCGACTVHVDGARVNSCLTLAMTTEGCTVTTIEGLTVGDPATAPLHPMQEAFIKHDGFQCGYCTPGQIMSAVACIREGHANTPEEVREYMSGNICRCGAYANIVDAIMDVKKGGARV
- a CDS encoding SDR family oxidoreductase, yielding MENNINGKVIVITGASSGLGEAAARHLSGLGATVVLGARRTDRIEKLAKEILDQGGKALAMAMDVTQRDQVKKLVDLTVDRFGQVDVILNNAGVMPLSPMDRLNVAEWDTMIDVNIKGVLNGIAAVLPYMKAQQSGQIINTSSVAGHKVFTGSAVYSATKFAVRALTEGLRMEVKPYNIRTTIVCPGAVKTELLEHITEADILQANQEYVGEVGISPDSFARVVAFAISQPDDVDINEIIFRPTSQEL